A section of the Petrimonas sulfuriphila genome encodes:
- the pepE gene encoding dipeptidase PepE, giving the protein MRLLLISNSTNPGEAYLDYPKEHIKNFLGDRAKNAIFIPYAAVTFSYDEYEEKVNNRFAEIGHHVTGIHRFINPVEAIENADAIVVGGGNTWQLVKILQEKGLMKVIRKRVKKGTPYIGWSAGSNIACPTLKTTNDMPIVEPDKFKTLKLVPFQINPHYLDDHPANHGGETREVRINEFIEVNRDLFVVGLREGTMLLLEDKELVLVGERNARIFKFGQEPRELSHEDDFNFLLS; this is encoded by the coding sequence ATGAGATTATTGTTAATCAGCAACTCCACGAATCCAGGAGAAGCTTATTTGGATTATCCCAAAGAGCACATTAAGAATTTCCTGGGCGACAGAGCCAAAAACGCTATTTTTATACCTTATGCGGCCGTCACGTTCTCTTACGATGAATACGAAGAAAAGGTGAACAACAGGTTTGCCGAAATCGGACATCACGTAACCGGTATTCACCGGTTTATCAATCCCGTAGAGGCTATTGAAAATGCTGACGCAATAGTGGTCGGGGGTGGGAACACCTGGCAATTGGTGAAAATTCTTCAGGAAAAAGGATTGATGAAGGTCATTCGGAAGCGCGTAAAGAAAGGAACACCGTATATCGGGTGGAGTGCTGGCTCAAACATTGCCTGTCCCACGCTGAAAACCACTAATGACATGCCTATTGTGGAGCCGGATAAATTTAAAACGCTCAAGCTGGTTCCGTTTCAGATAAACCCGCATTACCTGGATGATCATCCGGCCAACCACGGTGGAGAAACCCGCGAGGTGCGCATCAACGAATTTATCGAAGTCAATAGAGATCTTTTTGTCGTTGGACTGCGCGAAGGAACAATGTTATTGCTGGAAGACAAGGAACTGGTTCTTGTCGGAGAACGTAACGCACGTATTTTTAAATTTGGGCAAGAGCCCAGGGAGCTGTCCCACGAAGATGATTTCAATTTCTTACTTTCATAA
- the nhaA gene encoding Na+/H+ antiporter NhaA encodes MTQHLHPTGTKSRKFTITDFLHDSRAVGVLLLLCTTASLILTNLPGIGESYNHFWETEIPFLHSIHLPHSILHIINDALMALFFFQVGMEIKRETVIGELSTPSRMMLPMVAALFGVIFPAIIFLTATKGTIYQSGWAIPAATDIAFSLGILSLLGKSVPHSMKIFLTALAIIDDLCAILIIAFFYGSQPEFMWLLGVAACIILIVLVIKYLRNPLSRILYLSLGVVMWYCMYQSGIHATFAGVILSALLPVKKIPVYEKVLLFPVNFLIIPIFALANTSIFINGSAIANLLGELSIGIILGLLIGKPAGISLAVYLMTKTRIIKLKTKPNWMLYIGVGILAGIGFTMSIFVSMLAFDDKSLQDTAKLAVLVASTLSMIIGYTWLRIALKKKKEEKLENLSPEEMIAG; translated from the coding sequence ATGACTCAGCATCTACACCCTACAGGAACAAAAAGCCGTAAATTTACCATAACAGATTTCCTACACGACAGTCGTGCAGTTGGCGTACTGCTCCTGCTTTGCACAACAGCATCACTCATTTTAACCAATTTACCCGGCATCGGCGAAAGCTACAACCATTTTTGGGAAACGGAAATTCCATTCTTACACTCCATACATTTACCACACAGCATCCTGCACATAATAAACGATGCCTTAATGGCGTTATTTTTCTTTCAGGTGGGCATGGAAATCAAGCGTGAAACAGTTATAGGCGAGCTCTCTACACCAAGTAGAATGATGCTACCGATGGTTGCCGCATTGTTTGGCGTTATTTTCCCGGCAATCATTTTCTTAACAGCCACCAAAGGAACGATTTATCAGTCGGGGTGGGCCATTCCCGCAGCAACAGACATTGCTTTTTCCCTGGGAATTTTAAGTTTATTGGGAAAATCTGTCCCGCACTCGATGAAAATCTTTCTTACCGCACTCGCCATCATTGATGACCTCTGTGCTATCCTGATCATTGCTTTCTTTTACGGAAGTCAACCTGAGTTTATGTGGCTATTGGGAGTTGCAGCGTGTATTATACTGATCGTACTGGTAATAAAATATTTACGAAATCCCCTATCCAGAATCTTATATCTTTCACTCGGAGTAGTGATGTGGTATTGTATGTATCAATCGGGTATTCACGCTACTTTTGCAGGGGTGATTCTATCCGCATTGCTTCCTGTAAAAAAGATTCCGGTCTATGAAAAAGTACTTTTGTTTCCTGTCAACTTCCTTATCATTCCCATTTTCGCGTTGGCCAATACCAGCATATTTATCAACGGCTCGGCTATAGCTAATTTGTTGGGCGAATTATCCATCGGGATTATTCTTGGTTTATTAATCGGAAAGCCGGCAGGTATTTCATTGGCTGTGTATTTAATGACAAAAACGCGAATCATCAAGCTGAAAACCAAACCAAACTGGATGTTATACATAGGTGTGGGTATCCTCGCCGGAATAGGTTTTACGATGTCAATTTTTGTATCGATGCTGGCATTCGACGACAAATCCCTGCAAGACACCGCTAAACTGGCAGTACTGGTAGCATCTACTTTATCGATGATAATTGGGTATACCTGGCTGAGAATAGCCCTAAAGAAAAAAAAGGAGGAAAAGCTGGAGAATCTTTCACCGGAAGAGATGATCGCCGGATAA
- a CDS encoding arylsulfatase, which yields MDKKIRILAFGATAFSALYAQQKPNIVLIYADDIGYGDLSCYGATRVQTPYVDALANNGVRFRNAHSAAATSTPSRYGLFTGEYPWRRKGTGIAAGDAALIIKPDRYTLPKMMKEAGYATGAVGKWHLGMGAETGKQNWNERVSPGPAEIGFDYSYIMAATGDRVPCVYMENQRAVGLDPKDPIEVSYTKNFPGEPTGKDNPELLTKLKPSHGHDMAVVNGISRIGFMKGGKSALWEDENIADSITVHAIRFIERNKDNPFFLYFGTNDIHVPRYPHGRFRGKTDMGYRGDAILQFDWSVGEVVRALKEAGVYDNTLIIITSDNGPVVDDGYQDEAVEKLKNHKPWGPFRGGKYSTFEAGTRVPFIVHWTGNVCPGVSNALVSQIDMLGTLAELAGIDLAEAGQFDTQKHLPAWLGNDPKGRDYIIGSAGSLTLLTRDWKYIEPNKGNAYSAHTNTELGNNPEDQLYNITIDRGEYDNVAVENPLMVKFMKQILEEEKAKGTGLEL from the coding sequence ATGGATAAAAAAATTAGAATATTGGCTTTTGGAGCCACGGCCTTTTCTGCTTTATATGCTCAGCAGAAACCCAATATTGTCCTCATTTACGCCGACGATATCGGTTACGGCGATCTTTCGTGCTACGGGGCCACACGCGTGCAAACCCCTTATGTGGACGCGCTCGCCAACAACGGCGTGCGGTTCAGAAACGCCCATTCGGCCGCAGCCACCAGCACGCCGTCCCGGTACGGCCTGTTTACGGGAGAATACCCGTGGCGCCGGAAAGGAACGGGTATTGCAGCCGGAGATGCCGCACTTATCATTAAACCAGACAGATACACGTTACCCAAGATGATGAAGGAAGCTGGATACGCCACCGGTGCCGTGGGCAAATGGCATTTGGGAATGGGCGCCGAAACCGGGAAACAAAACTGGAACGAAAGGGTATCTCCCGGGCCGGCAGAAATCGGATTTGACTATTCCTACATCATGGCGGCAACGGGCGACCGCGTACCGTGCGTGTACATGGAAAACCAGCGAGCCGTGGGGTTAGACCCCAAAGACCCGATAGAAGTGAGTTACACCAAAAACTTCCCCGGCGAACCCACCGGAAAAGACAATCCCGAATTGCTGACGAAACTGAAACCGAGCCACGGACACGACATGGCAGTAGTAAACGGAATTTCTCGTATCGGGTTTATGAAAGGCGGGAAGTCGGCACTTTGGGAGGATGAAAACATAGCCGACAGCATCACGGTACATGCCATTCGATTTATTGAGCGTAATAAGGATAACCCTTTCTTTCTTTATTTTGGGACTAACGATATTCACGTGCCTCGTTATCCGCACGGGCGTTTTCGCGGGAAGACCGATATGGGATATCGGGGCGATGCTATTTTACAATTCGACTGGTCGGTGGGTGAGGTGGTTCGTGCTCTCAAAGAAGCCGGAGTTTACGATAATACGCTTATTATCATCACCAGCGATAATGGTCCTGTGGTGGATGACGGATATCAGGATGAAGCTGTCGAAAAACTTAAAAATCATAAACCGTGGGGTCCTTTCCGGGGTGGAAAATACAGCACATTTGAAGCGGGGACACGCGTGCCGTTTATTGTTCACTGGACAGGAAACGTCTGTCCGGGAGTTTCCAATGCGTTGGTATCCCAGATAGATATGCTGGGCACCCTTGCCGAACTTGCGGGAATAGATCTTGCCGAAGCCGGGCAGTTCGATACACAGAAACACCTTCCCGCCTGGTTGGGCAATGACCCTAAAGGAAGGGATTATATTATTGGGTCTGCCGGTTCTTTGACATTGCTGACCCGTGATTGGAAATATATAGAGCCGAACAAGGGAAATGCATATTCTGCACATACCAATACCGAGTTGGGAAATAATCCTGAAGACCAATTGTACAATATCACCATTGACAGAGGAGAATACGATAATGTGGCCGTAGAAAATCCGTTGATGGTGAAATTTATGAAGCAGATTTTGGAAGAGGAAAAGGCCAAAGGTACAGGTCTGGAACTTTAA
- a CDS encoding sodium:solute symporter: MQLTVIDIVIFLVFTLGTVLFGSSFLRKNKTAGDFMTAGKGMSGFVVGMSIFATYVSSISFLALPGNAYTGNWNSFVFSLSIPVAIFFAARYFVPFYRSINSPSAYSFLEERFGKWARLYASSCYLLTQIARIGSVLFLLALPLNAMLGWSIPLIIILTGVCVVLYAALGGIKAIVYTDAIQGLILIAGALACLVILMVSMPGGGNELLRIGMEYDKFSLGSLGLTLNEPTFWVTLIYGLFINLQNYGIDQNYVQRYKTARNEKSARFSALFGGLLYVPVSLLFFFIGTALFVYYKTQPGLLPETVTGDQVFPYFIVNGLPAGFTGLLIAAIFAAGMSTVSTSINSSATVVLTDFFNVTSHSEADEKRKMNILHATSVILGALGVGVGLAMMSVKSALDAWWSMAAIFSGGMLGLFFLGYIARGIKGSYAFVGVICGVLLIAWMSLSKQTVFHNYLTIVLGTLVIFTVGMLLAIAGSRLKKGN; encoded by the coding sequence ATGCAGTTAACCGTTATTGATATCGTTATTTTTCTTGTTTTTACCCTAGGAACTGTACTGTTCGGGAGTTCATTTTTGCGGAAAAATAAAACCGCTGGTGATTTTATGACCGCAGGAAAGGGGATGTCTGGATTTGTGGTTGGGATGTCTATCTTTGCCACGTACGTAAGTAGCATCAGTTTTCTGGCACTGCCCGGCAATGCATATACAGGAAACTGGAATTCATTTGTATTCAGTCTGTCCATTCCGGTTGCTATCTTTTTTGCTGCAAGGTATTTTGTCCCTTTCTACCGGAGTATCAACAGCCCGTCAGCTTACAGTTTTTTAGAAGAGCGTTTTGGAAAATGGGCCCGATTGTATGCTTCGAGTTGTTACTTGTTAACACAAATTGCCCGTATCGGCTCTGTCCTGTTTCTACTGGCGCTTCCGCTCAATGCCATGCTGGGCTGGAGCATCCCGTTGATTATTATCCTGACAGGAGTCTGCGTAGTGTTATATGCGGCTTTAGGAGGAATCAAGGCGATTGTTTATACCGATGCCATACAAGGATTGATTCTGATTGCCGGGGCATTGGCCTGTCTGGTAATCCTTATGGTATCCATGCCTGGAGGAGGTAACGAACTGTTGCGTATCGGAATGGAGTACGATAAATTCTCCCTGGGGAGTTTGGGATTGACTTTGAATGAGCCCACGTTTTGGGTAACACTCATATACGGGCTGTTCATTAATCTTCAGAACTACGGCATTGATCAGAATTATGTGCAACGGTATAAGACGGCCAGAAATGAGAAGAGCGCACGCTTTTCGGCCCTTTTTGGCGGCCTTTTGTATGTACCCGTCAGTTTATTGTTCTTTTTTATTGGCACGGCGTTGTTCGTTTATTATAAAACCCAGCCCGGTTTGCTTCCGGAAACGGTTACCGGAGACCAGGTATTTCCCTATTTTATCGTGAATGGCTTGCCGGCAGGATTTACCGGCCTGTTGATCGCTGCCATATTTGCTGCAGGAATGAGTACGGTCTCTACCAGCATAAATAGCTCTGCAACGGTTGTATTAACCGATTTTTTTAATGTGACTTCTCACAGTGAAGCCGACGAAAAGAGGAAAATGAATATCCTGCACGCCACATCAGTCATCCTGGGAGCATTGGGAGTAGGTGTGGGATTAGCCATGATGTCTGTGAAGAGCGCGTTGGATGCTTGGTGGAGCATGGCGGCAATTTTCAGCGGAGGCATGCTGGGGTTATTCTTCCTGGGATATATAGCTCGTGGGATAAAAGGGTCATATGCTTTTGTAGGAGTGATTTGCGGCGTATTGCTCATTGCTTGGATGTCGTTAAGCAAACAAACCGTTTTTCACAATTATTTAACCATTGTTCTGGGAACACTCGTTATTTTTACTGTCGGCATGTTGCTGGCAATTGCAGGTAGCAGGCTGAAGAAGGGTAATTAG
- a CDS encoding exo-alpha-sialidase produces MKSFSIVTLLLVTALSCSSYPSEKHNTEPTSGIKHGIVYYQENKYGGWPANNGIWIWDNEILVGFVEADYKPADGLHTYNQSSAHHKYARSTDGGETWTIEDAYEQGQTAWGNDHSIAVDKAETPVALKTPVEDFTDPGFIITFVRHNNNNGPTHFYYSMNKGGVWSGPYSFPDLGTAGIANRTDYIVESDQELSVFLTTAKTNKKEGRVAFAKTTDGGINWEFVSWITDEQGGFDIMPSSLRLSDTELITIIRTRTAERQDLLTAYRSSDNGKSWARLKNPVNDTGNGGSPPALVKLQDGRLALAYIYRSVYGSRVNVRFSSDNGESWSDEVVLRSGDGANRDAGYPRMVQRPDGKLVLIYYWNNANDEDSTPYRYIASTIFDPGKWK; encoded by the coding sequence ATGAAATCATTTTCCATTGTAACTTTATTATTAGTAACGGCGCTATCCTGTAGCAGCTATCCAAGTGAGAAACACAATACGGAGCCAACGTCAGGCATCAAACACGGCATTGTCTACTACCAGGAAAACAAGTATGGCGGTTGGCCTGCGAACAACGGTATATGGATCTGGGACAATGAGATATTAGTGGGATTTGTCGAGGCAGACTATAAACCGGCAGACGGCTTACATACGTATAACCAATCATCAGCACACCATAAATACGCCCGCAGTACCGACGGAGGAGAAACCTGGACGATAGAGGACGCTTACGAACAGGGGCAAACGGCTTGGGGGAATGATCACAGCATCGCTGTAGACAAGGCGGAAACGCCGGTAGCTTTAAAAACACCGGTGGAAGACTTTACCGATCCCGGCTTTATCATTACATTTGTCCGCCATAACAATAACAACGGGCCTACCCATTTTTATTATTCCATGAACAAAGGGGGTGTGTGGTCGGGCCCCTATTCCTTTCCGGATTTAGGTACGGCAGGAATAGCAAACCGTACCGATTACATAGTGGAAAGCGATCAGGAACTCAGCGTGTTTCTTACTACGGCAAAAACAAACAAAAAAGAAGGGCGTGTTGCTTTTGCGAAAACAACCGATGGGGGTATAAACTGGGAGTTTGTCTCGTGGATTACCGATGAGCAGGGAGGATTCGATATTATGCCTTCATCGCTGCGGTTATCGGATACGGAATTGATAACTATCATTCGTACGAGAACAGCCGAAAGGCAGGATTTACTGACCGCTTACCGTTCTTCCGATAACGGTAAGTCGTGGGCCAGATTAAAGAATCCTGTAAACGATACGGGGAACGGAGGCTCTCCGCCGGCACTGGTCAAACTGCAAGACGGACGGTTGGCCTTGGCCTATATTTATCGGAGCGTATACGGTTCCCGTGTAAATGTGCGTTTCAGCTCGGATAACGGAGAAAGCTGGAGCGATGAGGTTGTGCTCAGAAGCGGCGACGGCGCCAACCGCGATGCCGGTTATCCGCGCATGGTACAAAGACCAGACGGGAAATTGGTATTGATCTACTACTGGAACAATGCGAACGATGAAGATTCAACCCCGTACCGGTACATCGCATCCACCATTTTCGATCCTGGAAAATGGAAGTAA
- a CDS encoding neutral/alkaline non-lysosomal ceramidase N-terminal domain-containing protein yields the protein MKVIKTIGISLLVVITLICVYGYINMRDRHPGYRTDLIIENRKPGVMRAGFAAVSITPEYMEPWNDTDNNARYEPEKGDTYEDLNGNGKFDTHWIAGFGNKVAARGVHDDLWARTMVLDDGTTRLALVAMDVIGMFHPMVIDIRKMVPEEAGITYLVIASTHTHEGPDLLGLWGESPFRSGVNKEWKEYVKRQVVQSVLKAVEAMRPAYFRFSQNLTEGRVTIKDTREPYVFDEGLRMMQVTDAETSETLGTLIQWGNHPETLWSRNLLISSDFPHYLREVVEKGVYHGDNIIRKGVGGIALYVNGAVGGLMTTHASMEVVDPFRDTVYVEPSFDKIRAQGDTLGLIILRTMEEKAVEIREAGINLRAKTFDLPLRNRLFRLAAAIGIMDADMTGWMKKRTEAAVWSIGPASFITFPGELYPEIVNGGVVALPGRDFPVDPQEAPPLRDMMQGTFRFGIGLANDEIGYIIPKSQWDVKKPYVYRDRPYYGEQNSLGPETAPLLYEELRQLLKELPGKPY from the coding sequence ATGAAAGTAATAAAAACTATCGGGATCTCACTTCTGGTTGTAATAACCCTGATCTGTGTCTACGGTTACATCAATATGCGTGACCGCCACCCGGGATATCGCACCGACCTGATAATAGAAAACAGGAAACCCGGTGTGATGCGCGCCGGCTTTGCCGCAGTTTCCATTACGCCGGAGTATATGGAGCCTTGGAACGATACGGATAACAATGCACGTTATGAACCCGAGAAAGGAGATACGTATGAAGACCTGAACGGAAACGGGAAGTTTGATACACACTGGATTGCTGGTTTTGGGAATAAAGTCGCCGCGCGGGGTGTTCACGACGATCTGTGGGCGCGGACAATGGTGTTGGATGACGGCACTACCCGCCTTGCTCTGGTTGCAATGGATGTGATCGGCATGTTCCATCCGATGGTAATCGATATCCGGAAGATGGTACCGGAAGAAGCAGGCATTACCTATCTGGTGATCGCATCAACCCATACCCACGAGGGGCCCGACCTGTTGGGCCTTTGGGGCGAATCACCTTTCAGGAGCGGGGTCAACAAGGAGTGGAAAGAGTACGTGAAGAGACAGGTGGTCCAATCTGTATTGAAAGCTGTTGAAGCAATGCGTCCGGCCTATTTTCGTTTCTCACAAAACCTCACGGAAGGGAGGGTAACCATAAAAGATACCCGCGAACCTTATGTCTTTGACGAAGGCCTCCGGATGATGCAGGTGACCGATGCCGAGACTTCAGAAACGTTGGGGACACTGATTCAATGGGGCAATCATCCCGAAACATTGTGGAGCAGGAACCTGCTTATCTCTTCTGATTTTCCCCACTACCTGAGAGAAGTTGTCGAGAAGGGGGTCTATCATGGAGACAACATCATCAGAAAGGGCGTCGGAGGAATTGCTCTCTATGTGAACGGCGCTGTAGGCGGGTTGATGACTACCCATGCCTCCATGGAAGTGGTTGACCCGTTCCGCGATACGGTGTATGTAGAGCCGTCATTCGATAAGATCCGTGCACAGGGAGACACCCTCGGATTGATCATACTCCGCACGATGGAGGAAAAGGCTGTAGAGATAAGGGAGGCCGGCATCAATTTACGTGCAAAGACGTTCGACCTTCCTCTGAGGAATCGTCTGTTTCGGCTCGCTGCGGCAATTGGGATTATGGATGCAGATATGACCGGATGGATGAAAAAACGTACCGAAGCGGCTGTGTGGAGCATCGGCCCGGCCAGTTTCATTACCTTTCCGGGAGAGCTCTATCCCGAAATAGTGAATGGAGGTGTGGTAGCACTGCCCGGCCGGGATTTTCCGGTCGATCCGCAGGAAGCACCTCCCCTGCGCGATATGATGCAGGGGACGTTCCGTTTTGGTATCGGGCTGGCCAATGATGAGATCGGTTATATCATCCCAAAGAGCCAGTGGGATGTTAAGAAGCCGTATGTATACCGGGACAGGCCTTATTACGGTGAACAGAACTCGCTCGGCCCGGAAACAGCTCCTCTTTTGTATGAAGAGTTGCGTCAGCTGTTGAAGGAGCTACCCGGTAAGCCGTATTGA
- a CDS encoding polysaccharide deacetylase family protein → MNLYSQTLAEKLGFTRNDKILIINNDDAGMCHAANKATVEGMENGLISSATIMTSCPWYNEIASYAAANPCKGFGVHLTLTSEWKNYRWGTVAPRNEVPGLYDGQGYMWKEVMEVYASSGPEEALIEGRAQLKKALDSGIPVTHIDSHMGTYQYSPDYMKVYIQLAKEFNLPLRMPSQTTLNNLGAPDYREICRREGILHPDYFIHEEFEGYSTENVAGFWTNYIKNLKPGVTEIYVHASAEGEEIRTITNSAAKRIKELEFFTSNELKELIEKEGIIVISYRPLLELQRKK, encoded by the coding sequence ATGAACTTGTACAGTCAAACCCTGGCTGAGAAATTGGGATTTACACGAAACGACAAAATCCTGATCATCAACAATGACGATGCCGGCATGTGCCATGCGGCCAACAAAGCTACGGTGGAGGGAATGGAAAACGGACTGATCAGTTCGGCGACCATAATGACGTCCTGTCCCTGGTACAATGAGATTGCCTCATACGCAGCAGCTAATCCCTGTAAAGGTTTTGGGGTACATTTGACACTGACCTCGGAATGGAAAAACTATCGATGGGGAACCGTGGCTCCCCGCAACGAAGTGCCCGGACTGTATGACGGGCAAGGGTATATGTGGAAAGAAGTTATGGAGGTATATGCCTCTTCAGGTCCGGAGGAGGCGTTGATTGAAGGACGCGCCCAACTTAAAAAAGCGTTGGATAGTGGTATACCTGTGACCCATATTGATTCGCACATGGGTACTTACCAATATTCGCCGGACTATATGAAGGTGTACATTCAGTTGGCAAAAGAGTTTAATCTCCCACTACGCATGCCTTCTCAAACGACCCTTAACAACCTGGGTGCTCCCGATTACAGGGAGATTTGCCGCAGGGAAGGCATTTTACACCCCGACTACTTCATACACGAAGAGTTTGAAGGGTATTCTACGGAAAATGTAGCCGGGTTTTGGACAAACTATATCAAAAACCTGAAGCCCGGAGTTACGGAAATTTACGTTCACGCATCTGCTGAAGGAGAAGAAATCCGCACCATCACCAATTCGGCAGCGAAACGCATTAAAGAGCTGGAGTTTTTCACCAGCAATGAGTTAAAAGAGCTGATTGAGAAGGAAGGGATTATAGTTATCAGCTACCGTCCCTTGTTGGAACTTCAGAGAAAGAAATGA
- a CDS encoding PhoPQ-activated pathogenicity-like protein PqaA type, producing the protein MKKIFSVIFILFMSSVGFAQLNVTPETALMHYLNNNDNTNAWEVRETYPVDKAQAYSVLFISQKWQQILWKHEIIIFVPQTIAYDGALLFITGGSVKDGFPNVSGKNDETTSFMADLAHKNKAITVLLRQVPNQPLYDGLTEDALISYTLNEFKKDEDYSWPLLFPMTKSAIKAMDVVQAFSAEHLGRELNRFVVSGASKRGWTTWLSAATEDKRIVAIAPMVIDMLNMPATLDYQKEMYGEYSEEIQDYVDLEIPQSINSDFGSAVVKMIDPYSYKDKLLLPKMIILGTNDPYWTVDAVKHYINEIPGHNLLHYVANAGHNLGDKKQALAALSAFFALNLTNRPIPACSWTLNEKGRNIDLEVKASSGELIGARLWSSSSDSRDFRQSTWTSREIKPDPKDGSTVKARLKYPKDSYTAFYIDLIYPDPNGGEYSVSSRTFVADKKQVFVK; encoded by the coding sequence ATGAAAAAAATATTTTCTGTAATCTTTATACTGTTCATGTCGTCAGTGGGTTTCGCTCAACTGAATGTAACCCCTGAAACGGCATTGATGCATTACCTGAATAACAACGATAATACAAACGCCTGGGAAGTACGTGAGACGTATCCGGTAGATAAGGCTCAGGCTTATTCGGTTTTATTTATCTCGCAAAAATGGCAGCAAATCCTGTGGAAACACGAGATAATTATTTTTGTACCACAAACCATAGCGTACGATGGCGCACTTTTGTTCATTACCGGCGGATCTGTAAAGGACGGATTTCCCAATGTGTCGGGAAAAAACGATGAAACAACGTCATTTATGGCCGATTTAGCGCATAAGAACAAGGCGATAACCGTTTTGCTCCGCCAGGTGCCTAACCAGCCCCTGTACGACGGATTAACGGAAGATGCCCTGATATCCTATACACTGAACGAGTTTAAAAAAGATGAGGATTACTCCTGGCCGCTGCTTTTCCCCATGACAAAAAGTGCCATTAAAGCAATGGATGTGGTACAGGCATTCTCGGCTGAACACCTGGGGCGGGAACTTAACCGGTTTGTCGTATCAGGAGCTTCAAAACGAGGATGGACCACGTGGCTGTCAGCTGCGACGGAAGACAAACGGATCGTTGCCATTGCCCCCATGGTCATTGACATGTTGAACATGCCGGCGACACTGGATTATCAAAAGGAGATGTATGGAGAATACAGTGAAGAAATTCAGGATTATGTGGATCTCGAGATACCGCAGTCGATAAACAGTGACTTTGGAAGTGCTGTTGTAAAGATGATAGACCCCTACTCATACAAGGATAAGCTTCTATTGCCAAAAATGATTATTCTGGGTACCAATGACCCTTACTGGACTGTTGATGCAGTAAAGCACTACATCAACGAGATCCCCGGGCATAACTTACTGCATTATGTGGCTAATGCCGGCCACAACCTGGGAGATAAGAAGCAGGCCCTGGCCGCCTTGAGTGCCTTTTTTGCCCTGAACCTGACAAATAGGCCTATACCGGCCTGTTCATGGACCCTTAACGAAAAGGGGCGAAATATTGATCTGGAGGTTAAAGCAAGTTCCGGGGAATTGATAGGTGCCAGGTTGTGGTCCTCCTCTTCAGATAGCCGCGACTTTCGCCAATCTACCTGGACAAGCCGGGAAATAAAACCGGATCCAAAAGATGGGTCCACTGTAAAGGCCCGCTTGAAATATCCAAAAGATTCCTATACTGCATTCTACATCGATTTGATTTATCCCGACCCCAATGGAGGTGAATATTCGGTAAGTTCACGTACCTTCGTTGCAGACAAAAAACAGGTATTCGTAAAATAG